From one Dermatophagoides farinae isolate YC_2012a chromosome 5, ASM2471394v1, whole genome shotgun sequence genomic stretch:
- the LOC124499454 gene encoding hepatocyte growth factor receptor yields MAILNHRLRKIFILYLLLHMTIDPGIDCWSFEKLNFFRPRQPSSLNLMKPEKMKTTTATNKQLSYIDSENIFHFVLNPNNDTIKNQQFHLINFTISDQSSPSFYTMYRTNENEFFIGSNNIVYRVDLIENAADDDNDENEFKFHLFGQLSLGPYEINRQCMQTIDNNRTNRQQLIDNQIIQIFQFHSTIFVCGTNRCGLCDGVRKDFSKTKIYASSIKNFSGECQVDLQSTTQLPSSRIKMAMKMDNNNAATNYDDYLKPINFISTLNGHHGSLIFFGKHDDIDVLYTAYSNDGRDKSLQLPFITARVLNNNGFHYVRHEGNECSRIKLESQDYQFNFIAGFNYDNFVYFLFMEHHESSNNQQLRLGRLCENDPHPFFSYMEITLKCNDFYSSRVAHLSLALNGDEYLGFKLNSSQEQDAQLLISFNKNSEHDGESLVCQFSMAKISEHFLDGFNRCTLNGRGKWLRKLTNYDTVQCKETTFNNKLSGEQNQCPYTNANRYIDYDIPLDGQPLINIKKDHITSLGSIFINNQYQHLFVGTTNGFLYKFLRKLNKNHELKFNYRLKLDESLLSLQQVSFDIETATFYLLSSHHLYRYPIVSCSLYKTCSTCFQSKSYHTELCYWHNNQCVLKKSIDNNKNLQQPTCDPIVQSFEPKQGPIQGGSIVKFYGKNFGESKSTPNSFIQIKIGHIPCNIIDGNDTFVQCQIARNDSNHEHDATILFYARDMLDFSRRQFLINGEIELNEKFRFSSPIVCGIHPTFGPFAGGTQLLLLGKYLDIGSNVSLKLGDQQCKTLTRGHRYFICDTMPLNNHSVNQLLHPEHKTIQFKIDNFDTNLGKNRDSFSLQSPELIFDNKINNIDTCEDLQLFSKQSNVKPRQRRRRRRIHRNQNQFLMESSSLVDRFLFRFHKLIQENQTIEFDKIFQYKRNPNHIKLDDTNAGGFYSDYSTLNFDGTNFQSILYPELELIFKSIDDSSSSSFNLNQKTKHVFTQCNYQHPTKSRSSYLSCYIPPLNSLNVDDSYLPLQAQYILHLDDNIQSNGSVIFHPDPKFYPLNMTTVSESNRSLVLLGENLSTDFPIKIIINGYYHCYPKKRGINHIYCDVDIAGQELDDLIDIPMNVTVTVGSNTTRLGEMVFKPYVSAFNKSKAMMPYIVIGFLIMLTTLLIGLCFIWLYVRDHVKNEKSNFNNNTGYNLIERPLTMSEIETQNLLDESFEEIENGLELREEIQKKNLILIDINRLKLLEPLGEGNYGFVFRGQLDDDENNVVAVKTVKDPKFKCFLLDEVKLMKDFRHQNVMSLKYVTIICPIPPLYSAPSLALVFPLMHRGDLRSYVSDDSNLPCLRDLINYSTQIASGMDYLSQQNFVHRDLAARNCLLDKNNRVKIGDFGLSRRYQEDKTYYRATNNETQLPLRWMALESLTDNCFTTKSDVWSYGVLVWELYTRGRVPYQDEISKSAPQPDTLIRYLSNGYRLPKPWIPDIFWIVNMRCWLPEPEARPTFAEIVDNLCEITRLFIAKRANMDQNCNKLSPPLNGTTTTTTLNSTNPSQFFNNPNQQSPSSTVFTLNTQFNNNNNNNFSLNFEDPFIKNRLTNIFESLRNEYRSTKQLLDDDLYRARYDYCNLKQNDDGHGNFPSNNKNTLRSNHNHQQQRQQSINSGGRQQNSSIQQSSFHHQPEDYDQQITEPSSLQHQQQRQPMHDPLFQKIFGANTTDNENNSRIQSMMISNENDQSPPPYLEATSLPPNTPTTMMMMANQFDYSIPRPQSLPPPPQRQQQQQQQQETIFSAQSPFTTINNNQSNSINENDNNPMMVMKQESDHNKQMIMMRNEFSSRGGGSVGGGGDTLSPTNRL; encoded by the exons atggccatctTAAATCACCGATTACggaaaatattcatattaTATCTCCTATTACATATGACTATTGATCCTGGTATTGATTGTTggtcatttgaaaaattaaattttttccgcCCCCgtcagccatcatcattgaatctaaTGAAAccggaaaaaatgaaaacaacaacggcaacgaATAAACAATTGTCATATATTGATAGTgaaaatatatttcattttgttttaaatccaaataatgacacaattaaaaatcaacaatttcatttgatcaatttcacTATATCtgatcaatcatcaccatcattctATACAATGTATCGtacgaatgaaaatgaattcttcATCGGCAGCAATAACATTGTTTATCGTgttgatttaattgaaaatgctgctgatgatgataatgatgaaaatgaatttaaatttcatctATTTGGACAGCTATCTCTTGGACCATATGAAATAAATAGACAATGTATGCaaacaatcgataataatcgaacaaatcgacaacaattgatcgataatcaaattatacaaatatttcaatttcattcaacaatattTGTTTGCGGTACCAATCGTTGTGGCTTGTGTGATGGTGTTAGAAaagatttttcaaaaacaaaaatttatgcATCAagtataaaaaatttttccggTGAATGTCAAGTTGATCTTCAG tCAACCACACAATTGCCATCATCACGTATAAAAATGGCTATGAAAatggacaataataatgcagcaacgaattatgatgattatttgaaacCGATAAATTTTATCAGCACATTAAATGGTCATCATGgatcattgatattttttggTAAACacgatgatattgatgtaCTGTATACCGCTTATTCGAATGATGGACGTGATAAAAGCCTACAATTACCATTCATAACAGCACGTGTTTTGAATAACAATGGTTTTCATTATGTTCGTCATGAAGGAAATGAATGTTCAAGAATTAAATTAGAATCACAAGattatcaatttaatttcatcgCTGGTTTtaattatgataattttgtctATTTTCTATTCATGGAACATCATGAATCAtcgaataatcaacaattacGTCTAGGACGTTTATGTGAAAATGATCcgcatccatttttttcctatatggaaattacattgaaatgtaatgatttttattcatcacgTGTAGCACATTTATCACTTGCAttgaatggtgatgaatatttgggattcaaattgaattcatcacAAGAACAAGATGCACAATTGTTGATTAgttttaataaaaattctgaacACGATGGTGAATCATTAGTATGTCAATTTTCAATGGCGAAAATTTCTGAACATTTTCTTGACGGTTTTAACCGTTGTACATTGAATGGACGTGGAAAATGGCTAAGAAAACTGACAAATTATGATACCGTACAGTGTAAAGAAACtacattcaataataaattatctgGCGAACAGAATCAATGTCCATATACGAATGCTAATCGttatattgattatgatataCCATTAGATGGTCAACCATTGATTAATATCAAAAAag atcACATAACTTCATTGGGatcgatttttatcaataatcaatatcaacattTATTCGTTGGCACTACAAATGGTTTTCTATATAAATTCCTAcggaaattgaataaaaatcatgaattaaaatttaattatcgtttaaaattggatgaatcattattatcattgcaaCAGGTGTCATTTGATATTGAAACGGCAACATTTTATCTATTATCTTCACATCATCTTTATCGTTATCCAATAGTATCATGTTCATTATATAAAACTTGTTCCACTTGTTTTCAATCTAAATCATATCATACAGAATTATGTTATTGGCATAACAATCAAtgtgtgttgaaaaaatcgattgataataataaaaatctcCAACAACCAACATGTGATCCTATTGTTCAGTCATTTGAACCAAAACAAGGACCAATTCAAGGCGGTAGTATTGTAAAATTTTACGGAAAGAATTTCggtgaatcaaaatcaacaccAAATAGTTTcatacaaatcaaaattggcCATATACCATGCAATATTATCGATGGTAATGATACATTTGTTCAATGTCAAATTGCACGCAATGATTCAAATCATGAACATGATGCAACGATATTATTTTATGCACGAGATATGCTCGATTTTTCTAGACgacaatttttaattaatggtgaaattgaattgaatgaaaaatttagatTCTCCTCACCAATCGTATGTGGTATACATCCAACATTTGGACCATTTGCTGGCGGTACACAGCTGTTATTATTGGGTAAATATCTTGATATCGGATCGAACGTATCATTGAAATTAGGCGATCAACAATGTAAAACT CTGACCAGAGGTCATAGATATTTTATCTGTGATACAATGCCATTGAATAATCATTCAGTGAATCAATTATTACATCCAGAACATAAGaccattcaatttaaaattgataatttcgACACAAATCTTGGTAAAAATCGTGATTCATTCAGTTTACAATCACCAGAATTGATTTtcgataataaaatcaataatatagACACGTGTGAAGATTTACAGCTGTTTtcgaaacaatcaaatgtaaAACCAAGACAACGACGAAGACGTCGTCGAATAcatcgaaatcaaaatcaatttttgatggaatcatcatcactagtggatagatttttatttcgttttcataaattgattcaagaaaatcaaacaatcgaatttgacaaaatatttcaatataaaCGTAACCCGAATCATATTAAACTAGATGATACGAATGCTGGTGGTTTTTATTCTGATTATTCtactttgaattttgatggtacaaattttcaatcaattttgtatCCTGAATTGGAAttaatattcaaatcaatagacgattcatcatcatcatcattcaatttaaatcagaaaacaaaacacgtGTTTACCCAATGTAATTATCAACATCCAACCAAGTCACGTTCATCATATCTATCATGTTACATACCaccattgaattcattaaatGTCGATGATTCATATTTGCCTTTACAAGCACAGTATATATTGCATTTAGATGACAATATTCAGTCCAATGGTTCCGTAATATTTCATCCGGATCCAAAATTTTATCCATTAAATATGACAACCGTATCGGAATCGAATCGTTCATTGGTATTATTAGGAGAGAATTTATCAACAGATTTTccaattaaaatcatcatcaatggatattatcattgttatccAAAAAAACGTGGTATCAACCATATTTATTGTGATGTTGATATCGCTGGTCAAGAATTAGATGATCTTATCGATATTCCAATGAATGTTACTGTTACAGTTGGTTCGAATACTACACG TTTGGGTGAAATGGTATTCAAACCATATGTATCGGCATTCAATAAATCCAAAGCAATGATGCCCTACATTGTAATTGGTTTTCTAATCATGTTGACAACATTATTGATTGGCCtttgtttcatttggttATACGTTCGGGATCATgtgaagaatgaaaaatcaaattttaataataatactggCTATAATCTAATCGAAAGACCATTAACAATGTCCGAAATTGAAACACAAAATTTACTTG atgaaagttttgaagaaattgaaaatggtttAGAATTACGTGaagaaatccaaaaaaagaatttaatatTAATCGATATAAATCGTTTGAAATTATTGGAACCATTGGGTGAAGGAAATTATGGTTTTGTATTCCGTGGCCAgctggatgatgatgaaaataatgttgtGGCTGTGAAAACAGTCAAAGatccaaaattcaaatgttttcttttggatgaagtgaaattgatgaaagaTTTTCGTCATCAAAATGTGATGTCATTGAAATATGTGACGATCATATGTCCAATTCCACCATTGTATTCAGCACCATCATTGGCACTGGTATTTCCATTAATGCATCGTGGTGATCTTCGTAGTTATGTTAGTGATGATTCCAATTTACCATGTTTACGTGATCTGATCAATTATTCGACACAAATTGCTTCAG GAATGGATTATCTATCACAACAAAATTTCGTGCATCGTGATTTAGCTGCACGTAATTGTTTattggataaaaataatagaGTTAAAATTGGTGATTTTGGCCTATCACGTCGTTATCAAGAAGATAAAACTTATTATAGAGCAACGAATAACGAAACACAATTACCATTACGTTGGATGGCATTAGAATCATTGACCGATAATTGTTTCACTACAAAATCCGATGTATGGTCATACGGAGTATTGGTTTGGGAACTATATACACGTGGTAGAGTACCATATCAAGATGAAATATCGAAATCAGCACCACAACCAGATACATTAATCAGATATCTTAGTAATGGTTATCGTTTACCTAAACCATGGATACCGGATATATTCTGGATTGTTAATATGCGTTGTTGGCTACCAGAACCAGAAGCTAGGCCAACATTTGCagaaattgttgataatttatgTGAAATCACTAGATTATTTATTGCTAAACGTGCCAATATGGATCAAAATTGCAATAAATTATCACCACCATtgaatggaacaacaacaacaacaacattgaattcTACTAATCCatcacaatttttcaataatccaAATCAACAATCGCCATCATCCACTGTATTCACATTGAATAcacaattcaataataataataataataatttttcactCAATTTTGAAGATCCTTTCATAAAAAATCGTTTAACAAAcatatttgaatcattaagAAATGAATATcgatcaacaaaacaattattagatgatgatctttataGAGCGCGTTATGATTATTgtaatttaaaacaaaatgatgatggccatggaaattttccatccaataataaaaatacatTACGAtctaatcataatcatcaacaacaacggcaacaatcaatcaatagtGGTGGtagacaacaaaattcatcaattcagCAAtcatcttttcatcatcaaccagaagattatgatcaacaaataacagaaccatcatcattgcaacatcaacaacaacgacaaccaaTGCATGATCCATTATTTCAGAAAATATTTGGTGCAAATACTACAGATAATGAGAATAATTCTcgcattcaatcaatgatgatatctaatgaaaatgatcaaagtCCACCACCATATTTAGAGGCAACATCATTACCACCGAATACACCTactacaatgatgatgatggcgaatcaatttgattatagTATACCAAGACCACAATCACTACCACCACCCccacaacgacaacaacaacaacaacaacaacaagagacGATATTTTCTGCTCAATCACCATTTACAACAattaacaataatcaatcaaattcaataaatgagaatgataataatccaatgatggtgatgaaacaAGAATCGGatcataataaacaaatgattatgatgagaaatgaattttcatctagaggtggtggtagtgttggtggtggtggtgatacATTATCACCAACAAATCGTCTTTGA
- the jdp gene encoding dnaJ domain-containing protein: MFVNEILHNHNNKESIDYYTILGCDPGSTTEQIIAEYRNRALELHPDKATNNDERDRKEREQKFCQLLQAKDTLIDVNKRKQYDRWLRSGLSISYEKFSSLTNQTSIHWMNNNNQRNRAKAITNSMLNDDQLSSSNTLPAINDPIESFRFNHSSSSSSFNDDKILKMFRNYQI, encoded by the exons ATGTTTGTCAATGAAATTCtccataatcataataataaagaatccattgattattatacaaTATTGGGTTGTGATCCAGGATCAACG ACTGAACAAATAATAGCCGAATATCGTAATCGTGCACTGGAATTACATCCGGATAAAGCaaccaacaatgatgaacGTGATCGTAAAGAAcgtgaacaaaaattttgccAATTATTACAAGCAAAAGATACATTGATCGATGTGAATAAACGTAAACAATATGATCGTTGGCTTCGATCTGGTTTATCGAtttcatatgaaaaattttcatcattaacaaatcaaacatcaattcattggatgaataataacaatcaacGTAATCGAGCAAAAGCAATAACAAATTCAATGCTTAATGAcgatcaattatcatcatcaaatacattGCCCGCCATCAACGAtccaattgaatcatttcgattcaatcattcatcatcatcatcatcatttaatgatgataaaattctgAAAATGTTTCGTAATTATCAAATCtga
- the LOC124499452 gene encoding ribonuclease H1, producing the protein MSYGYFYHHALPSIIRQIRKIKKFHEPKFYAVAVGRRVGIYRSWPSCKVQIDNISNAKYRRFDTHNEAIAYLEKTPIETPLPLQDHELLTKTTKFDHHHHHDDDNIEMTSLDSDSSSIVYIDGSCWRNGAPDACAGIGIYWPGSPEQNQSLTIDGRQTSIRAEIWAAIYALRQAKQLGLNEIIIYSDSHFVIQTATVWLYKWKRNCWMTSSGSEVKNRYDMMALDESIRQMKKVIWRSVPGHSGVPGNEEADRLANAAIADQEQQQQQQQQQQRITIANSESIIVNDPNKNENETKNNVN; encoded by the coding sequence ATGTCATATGGCTATTTCTATCATCATGCATTACCATCGATTATTCGACAAATTCGTaagattaaaaaatttcatgaaCCAAAATTCTATGCTGTAGCTGTTGGCCGCCGTGTTGGTATCTATCGTTCATGGCCATCATGTAAAGttcaaattgataatataTCGAATGCAAAATATCGACGTTTTGATACACATAATGAAGCGATAGCTTATTTAGAGAAAACACCGATAGAAacaccattaccattacaAGATCACGAATTGTtgacgaaaacaacaaaatttgatcatcatcatcatcatgatgatgataatatcgaAATGACATCATTAGAttctgattcatcatcaatcgtcTATATTGATGGTTCATGTTGGCGTAATGGCGCACCAGATGCTTGTGCCGGTATCGGTATTTATTGGCCTGGTTCACCTGAACAGAATCAAAGTCTTACAATCGATGGACGACAGACTAGTATTCGTGCTGAAATTTGGGCAGCAATATATGCATTACGGCAAGCCAAACAACTGGGCCttaatgaaattatcatttattctgATTCGCATTTTGTCATACAAACAGCAACTGTTTGGTTATATAAATGGAAACGTAATTGTTGGATGACATCATCCGGTTCGGAAGTGAAAAATCGGTATGATATGATGGCATTGGATGAATCGATtcgacaaatgaaaaaagtaaTTTGGCGTTCAGTACCCGGTCATTCTGGTGTGCCGGGTAATGAAGAAGCTGATCGTTTAGCTAATGCTGCCATTGCTGATCAagaacaacagcagcaacaacaacaacaacaacaacgtatAACGATAGCTAATTCtgaatcaataattgtaaatgatccaaataaaaatgaaaatgaaactaaaaataatgttaattaa